A genomic segment from Paramixta manurensis encodes:
- the sapA gene encoding ABC transporter substrate-binding protein SapA: protein MPKLLSSLLLGLSVLSASAWSASPGDIRQSGFVYCVNGVMNTFNPQLASGGLAVDTLSAQLYDRLLDVDPYTYRLIPELAESWEVRDNGATYRFHLRHKVAFQKTAWFTPSRPLNADDVVFSFSRIFDRHHPWHNVSGGNYPYFDSLQFADSVQSIKKLNNDTVEIRLNSPDASFLWHLATHYAPVMSAEYADQLTRLDRQEQMDQLPVGTGPFMLSEYRAGQYIRLARNPDYWKGVPRMPQVVIDMGAGGTGRLSKLLTGECDVLAYPAASQLSILRDDPRLRLTLRPGMNIAYLAFNTRKPPLDRPAVRQALALAINNERLMESIYYGTAETAASILPRASWAYDNNAHITPYNPQKAREQLKALGIENLHLTLWVPSSSQSWNPSPLKTAELIQADMAQIGVRVTIVQVEGRFQEARLMEMNHDLTLTGWATDSNDPDSFFRPLLSCAAIRSQTNYAHWCDPAFDSVLHKALLSQQLASRIEQYDEAQRILAEQLPVLPLASSLRLQAYRHDIEGLVLSPFGNASFAGVHRNPREETTP from the coding sequence ATGCCCAAATTACTCTCCTCGTTACTGTTAGGATTGAGCGTCCTGAGCGCCTCGGCCTGGTCGGCTTCGCCGGGTGATATTCGCCAGAGCGGTTTTGTCTATTGCGTTAATGGCGTAATGAATACCTTTAATCCTCAACTCGCTAGCGGCGGTTTAGCGGTTGATACCCTTTCCGCCCAACTTTATGACCGCTTACTGGATGTTGATCCCTATACGTATCGCTTGATTCCCGAACTGGCCGAAAGTTGGGAGGTGCGGGATAACGGTGCAACTTACCGGTTTCATTTGCGGCATAAGGTCGCGTTTCAAAAAACCGCCTGGTTTACTCCCAGCCGCCCACTTAATGCCGATGACGTGGTGTTTAGCTTCTCGCGCATCTTCGATCGCCATCATCCCTGGCACAACGTCAGCGGCGGTAATTATCCCTATTTCGATAGCCTGCAATTCGCCGATTCGGTGCAAAGCATAAAAAAACTGAATAACGATACGGTGGAGATCCGGCTGAACAGCCCGGACGCCTCTTTCCTTTGGCACCTGGCAACACACTACGCGCCGGTAATGTCGGCGGAATATGCCGACCAGCTCACTCGCCTTGACCGTCAGGAACAGATGGATCAACTACCGGTGGGGACCGGCCCGTTTATGCTGAGTGAATATCGGGCGGGGCAATATATCCGTCTGGCGCGTAATCCGGACTACTGGAAAGGCGTGCCGCGCATGCCGCAAGTGGTGATTGACATGGGCGCAGGCGGCACCGGCCGCTTATCAAAATTATTAACCGGCGAGTGTGATGTATTGGCCTATCCTGCCGCCAGCCAGCTCTCGATTTTACGCGACGATCCACGTTTGCGGTTGACGCTGCGCCCCGGCATGAACATCGCTTATCTGGCTTTTAACACTCGCAAGCCACCGCTGGATCGACCGGCGGTCCGCCAAGCCCTGGCATTAGCCATTAATAATGAACGCCTGATGGAATCGATCTATTACGGCACGGCGGAAACCGCCGCCTCGATTTTACCGCGCGCGTCGTGGGCCTATGATAATAACGCTCACATTACTCCCTATAACCCGCAGAAAGCGCGTGAGCAGTTGAAAGCGCTGGGAATAGAAAACCTCCATCTGACGTTGTGGGTGCCCTCCTCTTCACAGTCCTGGAACCCCAGCCCGCTGAAGACCGCCGAACTCATTCAGGCCGATATGGCACAGATTGGCGTGCGAGTGACCATTGTTCAGGTTGAGGGGCGCTTTCAAGAGGCGCGCCTGATGGAGATGAATCACGATTTGACGCTGACCGGTTGGGCGACAGACAGTAACGATCCGGACAGTTTTTTCCGCCCGTTGCTAAGTTGCGCGGCGATTCGTTCCCAGACCAATTATGCGCATTGGTGTGATCCGGCATTCGATAGTGTGCTGCACAAGGCGCTGTTATCACAGCAGTTGGCTTCTCGCATCGAGCAGTATGATGAAGCACAGCGCATATTGGCGGAACAATTACCGGTGCTGCCCCTCGCCTCATCATTACGCCTACAGGCCTATCGACATGATATTGAAGGCCTGGTTTTGAGCCCGTTTGGCAACGCCTCGTTTGCTGGCGTTCATCGCAATCCGCGCGAGGAGACCACACCATGA
- the sapB gene encoding putrescine export ABC transporter permease SapB — protein MIIYTLRRLVLLIVTLFMLTLVGFSLSYFTPHAPLQGASLYDAWWFWFTGVLQFDFGVSSINGQPISQQLWEVFPATLELCIMAFTLALLIGIPFGIIAGVMRNKWQDKAISAFALLGFSMPVFWLALLLTLFFSLNLGWLPVSGRIDLLYQVKHVTGFALIDAWLSHSPWRHEMIISVLTHMVLPVTALAVAPTTEVARLLRISTSEVIDTNYVKAAATRGLSRFTVIRRHVLHNALPPVIPRLGLQFSTMLTLAMITEVVFSWPGLGRWLVNAIRQQDYAAISAGVMAVGGMVITVNVLSDILGAMTNPLKHKEWYALR, from the coding sequence ATGATTATCTACACCCTGCGTCGCCTGGTGTTGCTGATCGTTACGCTCTTTATGCTGACGCTGGTCGGCTTTAGCCTGAGCTATTTTACGCCCCATGCGCCGCTACAGGGCGCTTCGCTGTATGATGCCTGGTGGTTTTGGTTTACTGGCGTATTGCAATTTGATTTTGGCGTTTCCAGCATCAACGGTCAGCCCATTAGTCAGCAGTTGTGGGAAGTTTTTCCTGCCACGCTGGAACTGTGCATTATGGCGTTTACACTGGCGTTATTGATCGGTATTCCGTTTGGCATTATCGCCGGTGTGATGCGTAATAAATGGCAGGATAAAGCGATCAGCGCCTTCGCGCTATTGGGCTTTTCCATGCCGGTCTTCTGGCTGGCGTTACTACTGACCCTGTTCTTTTCACTCAACCTGGGCTGGCTGCCGGTTTCCGGACGTATTGATTTGTTGTATCAAGTCAAACACGTTACCGGCTTCGCGTTAATCGATGCCTGGCTGAGCCACTCGCCGTGGCGCCATGAAATGATTATCAGTGTGCTGACCCACATGGTTCTACCGGTGACCGCGCTCGCCGTGGCGCCGACCACCGAAGTGGCGCGCCTGCTGCGCATCAGCACCAGCGAAGTGATTGATACCAACTATGTTAAAGCCGCGGCAACACGCGGCCTGTCGCGTTTTACTGTGATCCGCCGCCACGTACTGCACAATGCGCTACCGCCGGTCATCCCTCGGTTGGGCCTACAGTTTTCGACCATGCTAACGCTGGCGATGATTACCGAAGTGGTGTTCAGTTGGCCGGGGCTTGGGCGTTGGCTGGTGAATGCGATTCGCCAACAAGATTACGCGGCGATTTCCGCAGGCGTGATGGCGGTTGGCGGCATGGTGATTACGGTTAATGTGCTTTCCGATATTCTGGGGGCGATGACCAACCCGCTGAAACACAAGGAATGGTATGCCCTCAGATAA
- the sapC gene encoding putrescine export ABC transporter permease SapC, whose translation MPSDNIYAEKRLPSPFRHTWRLFYHDTSAMVGFYGFIALLLLCVFGGLLAPYGIDQQFLGYQLLPPSWSRYGDVSFFLGTDDLGRDLLSRLLSGAAPTVGSAILVTLLAALAAMVLGVLAGLTRGLRSAIMNHVLDTLLSIPSLLLAIVVVAFLGPRLEHALLAVFLALLPRLVRAIYSAVHDELEKDYVVAVRLDGAGRLNILWHAILPNILPLLVSEFTRGLSMAILDIAALGFLDLGAQLPSPEWGAMLGDALELIYVAPWTVMLPGASIMVSVLIVNLLGDGIRRAIVAGVE comes from the coding sequence ATGCCCTCAGATAATATTTACGCTGAAAAACGCCTGCCAAGCCCGTTCCGGCATACGTGGCGGCTGTTCTATCACGACACCTCGGCAATGGTGGGATTTTACGGCTTTATCGCCCTGCTGTTGTTGTGTGTATTTGGCGGGCTGTTAGCACCATACGGTATTGACCAACAATTCCTGGGTTATCAGCTATTACCGCCGTCCTGGTCGCGTTATGGCGACGTGTCGTTTTTCTTAGGCACTGACGACTTAGGGCGCGATCTACTGAGCCGTTTACTAAGCGGCGCGGCGCCGACCGTCGGTTCGGCCATTCTCGTCACCTTATTGGCGGCGCTGGCGGCAATGGTGCTCGGCGTGTTGGCGGGGTTAACCCGTGGGTTACGTTCAGCAATTATGAATCATGTGCTGGATACACTGCTTTCCATTCCCTCTTTACTGCTCGCCATTGTGGTGGTGGCATTTTTAGGCCCGCGTCTAGAGCACGCGCTGTTAGCGGTGTTTCTTGCCCTGCTACCGCGTTTAGTGCGCGCCATTTATAGCGCGGTGCACGATGAGCTGGAAAAAGATTATGTGGTCGCGGTTCGCCTCGATGGTGCCGGGCGTCTGAATATTCTTTGGCACGCTATTTTGCCGAATATTCTACCATTACTGGTCAGTGAGTTTACGCGTGGATTATCGATGGCGATCCTTGATATTGCCGCGCTGGGGTTTCTCGATTTAGGCGCGCAGCTTCCCTCTCCTGAATGGGGAGCCATGCTCGGCGATGCGTTAGAGTTAATTTATGTTGCGCCCTGGACCGTTATGCTGCCCGGTGCTTCAATCATGGTTAGTGTACTAATCGTCAACCTGTTGGGCGACGGTATCCGCCGAGCCATCGTTGCGGGAGTGGAATAA
- the sapD gene encoding putrescine export ABC transporter ATP-binding protein SapD — protein sequence MPLLDIRNLTIEFMTADGPVKAVDRVNLTLTEGEIRGLVGESGSGKSLIAKAICGVTKDNWRVTADRMRFDDVDLLHLTPRERRRIVGHNVSMIFQEPQSCLDPSESVGRQLIQAIPGWTYKGRWYQRFRWRRIRAIELLHRVGIKDHKDIMRSYPYELTEGECQKVMIAIALANQPRLLIADEPTNAMEPTTQAQIFRLLSRLNQNNNTTILLISHDLQMMSKWANRINVMYCGQTVETAGSDDLIATPHHPYTQALIRAMPDFGRALPHKSRLNALPGAIPSLEHLPIGCRLGPRCPYAQKKCTETPRLTGAKNHLFACHFPLNMETQ from the coding sequence ATGCCGTTACTGGATATTCGTAACCTGACCATTGAGTTTATGACCGCTGACGGCCCGGTAAAAGCCGTCGACCGGGTTAACCTCACGCTAACCGAAGGGGAAATCCGCGGCCTGGTGGGTGAATCCGGTTCGGGTAAGAGCCTAATTGCGAAAGCGATTTGCGGCGTTACCAAAGATAACTGGCGCGTCACCGCCGATCGGATGCGTTTTGATGATGTGGATTTGCTGCATCTGACGCCACGTGAACGCCGCCGAATCGTGGGGCACAACGTCTCAATGATTTTTCAGGAGCCGCAATCCTGTCTCGATCCGTCGGAGAGCGTGGGTCGGCAACTGATTCAGGCGATTCCGGGCTGGACCTATAAAGGCCGCTGGTATCAGCGTTTCCGCTGGCGTCGCATACGTGCGATTGAGCTCCTGCATCGAGTCGGGATTAAAGATCATAAAGACATTATGCGCAGTTATCCTTACGAACTCACCGAAGGAGAGTGTCAAAAGGTCATGATCGCGATCGCGCTGGCTAACCAGCCGCGCCTGTTGATTGCCGATGAGCCAACCAATGCGATGGAGCCGACCACCCAAGCGCAGATTTTCAGGTTGCTAAGCCGTTTGAATCAGAACAATAACACCACCATTTTATTGATCAGCCACGATCTGCAAATGATGAGCAAATGGGCCAACCGCATCAATGTAATGTATTGCGGACAAACGGTTGAAACGGCGGGAAGCGATGATTTAATTGCCACACCGCATCATCCTTATACCCAGGCGTTAATCCGCGCGATGCCGGATTTTGGTCGTGCATTGCCGCATAAAAGCCGCCTCAATGCGCTGCCGGGAGCCATTCCCTCGCTGGAACATTTACCGATTGGCTGTCGGCTGGGGCCGCGTTGCCCGTATGCACAAAAAAAATGTACCGAAACGCCACGGCTGACCGGCGCGAAAAATCATCTGTTTGCCTGCCACTTCCCGTTGAATATGGAGACGCAATAA
- the sapF gene encoding putrescine export ABC transporter ATP-binding protein SapF, which yields MVETLLEVRNLSKTYRYRTGLFRRQHVEAVKGVSFTLREKQTMAIIGENGSGKSTLAKMLSGMIAPSTGEIVIDDHPLKYGDYGYRSQRIRMIFQDPSTSLNPRQRISQILDLPLRLNTDFEAEEREKRIIATLRQVGLLRDHASYYPHMLAPGQKQRVGLARALILQPKVIIADEAMASLDMSMRSQLVNLMLELQEKQGLSYIYVTQHLGMMKHISDQLIVMHQGEVVERGGTADVLASPLHELTKRLISSHFGEALTAEAWRKDW from the coding sequence ATGGTCGAAACGCTACTGGAAGTGCGGAATCTGAGTAAGACCTATCGTTATCGCACCGGCCTATTCCGCCGCCAGCATGTCGAAGCGGTTAAGGGAGTTAGTTTTACCCTGCGGGAAAAACAGACGATGGCGATTATCGGAGAGAATGGGTCCGGTAAATCTACGCTGGCCAAAATGCTCAGCGGTATGATCGCTCCCTCTACCGGTGAGATTGTGATTGATGATCATCCGCTTAAATATGGCGATTATGGGTATCGTAGCCAGCGCATCCGTATGATTTTTCAGGACCCTTCGACGTCGCTCAACCCACGCCAACGTATTAGTCAGATCTTGGATTTACCCTTGCGGTTGAATACAGACTTTGAGGCGGAGGAGCGCGAAAAGCGCATCATCGCGACTCTGCGCCAGGTTGGCCTGCTACGCGACCATGCTTCTTACTATCCGCATATGCTGGCGCCGGGGCAAAAACAGCGCGTTGGGCTGGCGCGCGCCCTGATTCTGCAACCGAAAGTGATTATTGCCGATGAGGCAATGGCCTCATTAGATATGTCGATGCGCTCACAATTAGTCAACCTGATGCTGGAGTTGCAGGAGAAACAGGGGCTTTCTTATATTTACGTTACACAGCACCTCGGCATGATGAAGCACATTAGCGACCAGTTGATCGTGATGCATCAGGGTGAAGTGGTGGAACGCGGCGGCACCGCCGATGTATTGGCTTCACCGTTACATGAACTGACAAAACGGCTGATTAGCAGTCATTTCGGCGAAGCGCTGACGGCGGAAGCCTGGCGTAAAGATTGGTGA
- the fabI gene encoding enoyl-ACP reductase FabI — MGFLSGKRILITGVASKLSIAYGIAQAMHKQGAELAFTYQNDKLKGRVEEFAKELGSEIVLPCDVAEDESITALFTELAKTWPKFDGFVHSIGFAPGDQLDGDYVNAVTREGFKIAHDISAYSFVAMAKECRAMLNPNAALLTLSYLGAERAIPNYNVMGLAKASLEANVRYMANAMGPEGVRVNAVSAGPIRTLAASGIKDFRKMLAHCEAVTPIRRTVTIEDVGNSAAFLCSDLAGGITGEVVHVDGGFSIAAMNELELK, encoded by the coding sequence ATGGGTTTTCTTTCCGGTAAGCGCATTCTGATTACTGGCGTTGCCAGTAAGCTCTCCATCGCATACGGTATTGCACAGGCGATGCACAAACAGGGCGCCGAGCTGGCTTTCACCTACCAGAACGACAAATTGAAGGGTCGTGTGGAGGAGTTTGCTAAAGAACTGGGCTCTGAGATTGTTCTGCCGTGCGATGTTGCTGAAGATGAGAGCATCACAGCGCTGTTTACTGAACTGGCAAAAACCTGGCCAAAATTTGACGGTTTCGTCCACTCTATCGGCTTTGCGCCGGGCGACCAGTTGGATGGCGATTATGTCAACGCCGTTACGCGTGAAGGTTTCAAAATTGCACACGATATTAGCGCGTACAGCTTCGTGGCGATGGCTAAAGAATGCCGTGCGATGCTGAACCCGAATGCTGCATTGCTGACGCTTTCTTACCTCGGCGCTGAGCGTGCGATCCCGAACTATAACGTTATGGGTCTGGCTAAAGCTTCACTGGAAGCTAACGTGCGCTATATGGCAAACGCAATGGGTCCGGAAGGTGTGCGTGTTAACGCCGTTTCTGCTGGCCCAATTCGTACCCTTGCGGCCTCCGGCATTAAGGACTTCCGTAAAATGCTGGCGCACTGCGAAGCCGTTACGCCAATTCGTCGTACCGTTACCATTGAAGATGTAGGTAACTCCGCTGCGTTCCTGTGTTCCGATTTAGCCGGTGGGATTACCGGTGAAGTGGTTCACGTTGATGGCGGCTTCAGCATTGCCGCGATGAATGAGTTAGAACTGAAATAA
- a CDS encoding CMD domain-containing protein, whose product MEQRRYPGNSQWYHETQASLCAVTDSSQISHAAEPEDGFLPGLRKQADATLTPLLHGAQPALRIARDLHQVLFPPALETSLTHTLTLYDRLSTALTVAQVTGVQRLCNHYATRLNPLPGPDSSRESNNRLTQITQYARQLASQPTLIDAAALQRLDEVGLTTPDIITFSQIIGYVSYQARVVAGLQALSGMPVRWIPGVTIPDDAPAERFTQAVEWQPQLPPVELRYANAEQLEVLTFCQPQPGLQHIAWLLAHDARALYGWASLNAELEAAGDATDERLAEAVSARINGSAGCFAGYQGELAAALRIGVEEALQAAGKGSSAMAVINAAAQLTRSPERFSAAHLQPLQDCGLSSAAIFSLIQKIAFANWNNRLLQTLGTAG is encoded by the coding sequence ATGGAACAACGCCGTTACCCCGGCAATAGCCAGTGGTACCATGAAACCCAGGCCAGCCTTTGTGCCGTCACGGATTCATCGCAAATCTCTCATGCGGCTGAACCGGAAGATGGCTTTTTACCGGGCCTTCGTAAGCAGGCAGATGCAACACTAACGCCGCTATTACACGGTGCTCAACCCGCGTTACGCATTGCACGCGATCTGCATCAGGTTCTGTTCCCGCCTGCGCTTGAAACGTCTCTGACTCATACCTTAACGCTGTATGACCGTTTGAGTACGGCGTTAACCGTCGCCCAAGTCACCGGCGTTCAGCGGCTGTGTAACCACTATGCCACGCGCCTCAATCCCCTGCCGGGACCGGACTCTTCACGTGAAAGCAATAATCGCCTGACGCAAATCACGCAATATGCGCGGCAACTCGCCAGCCAACCCACGCTGATTGATGCGGCGGCATTACAGCGGCTTGATGAAGTGGGCCTGACGACGCCGGATATCATTACGTTCAGCCAGATTATTGGTTATGTGAGCTATCAGGCGCGGGTGGTAGCTGGCTTGCAGGCGCTAAGTGGTATGCCGGTACGTTGGATACCCGGAGTAACCATTCCTGACGATGCGCCAGCCGAACGTTTTACTCAAGCCGTTGAGTGGCAGCCACAGTTACCGCCGGTTGAGTTACGTTATGCCAACGCGGAGCAACTAGAGGTACTCACCTTTTGCCAGCCGCAACCAGGGTTACAACACATTGCCTGGCTACTGGCGCACGATGCCCGTGCCTTATATGGCTGGGCGTCGTTAAACGCCGAGCTGGAAGCGGCTGGCGACGCTACCGATGAGAGATTAGCCGAGGCGGTAAGCGCTCGAATAAACGGCAGCGCCGGTTGTTTTGCCGGTTATCAAGGGGAGCTGGCAGCCGCTTTGCGTATCGGGGTTGAGGAAGCGCTGCAGGCAGCCGGGAAAGGTTCATCGGCTATGGCGGTGATAAATGCCGCCGCGCAACTCACCCGTTCGCCGGAGCGTTTTAGCGCCGCGCACCTGCAACCGTTGCAAGATTGTGGTCTGTCGTCGGCGGCCATTTTCAGCCTGATCCAGAAAATTGCTTTTGCTAACTGGAATAATCGCCTGCTGCAAACGTTAGGCACCGCAGGCTGA
- a CDS encoding putative T6SS immunity periplasmic lipoprotein translates to MDDYKEGSLRLLTLGEIKLPLLLISSILVTGCPGIGDRLQPDETTSVSKIRDEICFLVPNSRDYQPIFIAINQRNKPSQEMTFTRKPDLHVQNGQLCLPADFYAFPEKGEFIVQYILASQKDSESRRSVVSAFEIANGRVHNLTLTRQEITR, encoded by the coding sequence ATGGATGATTATAAAGAAGGTAGTCTCCGGTTGCTGACATTAGGGGAAATTAAATTACCTCTGTTACTCATCTCTTCAATCCTTGTTACAGGATGTCCGGGCATTGGCGATCGATTACAACCAGACGAGACAACCTCTGTGAGTAAAATTAGAGACGAGATATGCTTCCTGGTTCCAAATTCTCGTGATTATCAGCCTATTTTTATCGCTATTAATCAACGCAACAAACCTTCTCAGGAGATGACATTTACGCGTAAACCGGATCTTCATGTTCAAAATGGTCAACTCTGTCTCCCTGCTGATTTTTACGCATTCCCGGAAAAAGGCGAATTTATTGTGCAATATATTCTTGCCTCGCAAAAAGACAGCGAATCTCGCCGCAGCGTCGTGTCTGCTTTCGAAATAGCCAACGGACGGGTGCATAACCTCACACTGACCAGGCAAGAGATTACTCGCTAG
- a CDS encoding LysR family transcriptional regulator — MDIKQLIYLCNLERERHFGRAAEASFVSQPTLSMRLKNLERELGLSLINRSNNFDGFTAEGERVLAWAREIVSVYQGLKLEVESLKHGVNGTLRIGVVPQCSVSLPVLLKAVHDRYPQLDYRVAVLSADQLLESLNSHTVDVGIGFFEMATLRELHFQAEALRDNGVELVYHPHHFPGLAATDDALSLADAAALPLCLAEPTRYFRRYLDNHFRDAALSPRVILESTSVFQLIQGVQVGLGCLIAPGGHLLPEMVPALRHRRLAIAPMARHAALVIAEPGRATPLAQHFFDEVRRWLVQP; from the coding sequence ATGGACATTAAACAACTGATTTACCTTTGTAACCTGGAGCGCGAACGTCATTTTGGGCGTGCCGCCGAGGCCAGTTTTGTTAGCCAGCCGACGTTATCGATGCGGCTAAAAAACCTTGAGCGTGAACTGGGGTTGTCGCTGATTAACCGCAGCAATAACTTCGACGGCTTTACCGCCGAAGGGGAGCGAGTGCTGGCTTGGGCGCGTGAGATTGTTTCGGTCTATCAGGGGTTGAAGCTGGAGGTCGAGTCGCTTAAGCATGGCGTTAACGGTACGTTGCGTATTGGCGTGGTGCCGCAATGCAGTGTCTCGTTGCCGGTGCTACTTAAAGCGGTGCATGACCGGTATCCACAACTGGATTATCGTGTGGCGGTGTTGAGTGCCGACCAATTACTGGAATCACTGAATAGTCATACGGTAGACGTGGGCATCGGCTTTTTTGAAATGGCGACGCTGCGCGAATTGCATTTTCAGGCCGAAGCATTGCGCGATAACGGCGTTGAATTAGTGTATCACCCACACCATTTTCCCGGCTTAGCCGCAACGGATGATGCGTTAAGTTTGGCGGATGCCGCGGCATTGCCGCTTTGCCTGGCTGAACCGACCCGCTATTTTCGTCGTTATCTTGATAATCATTTTCGCGATGCCGCGCTGTCGCCGCGCGTTATTCTGGAAAGTACGTCGGTTTTTCAATTGATTCAGGGCGTGCAGGTTGGGTTAGGGTGTTTGATTGCGCCAGGCGGCCATTTGTTGCCTGAGATGGTGCCCGCGTTGCGTCACCGTCGGTTAGCGATCGCACCGATGGCGCGTCATGCCGCGTTGGTGATTGCGGAGCCTGGACGCGCGACGCCGTTAGCCCAGCATTTTTTTGATGAAGTGCGCCGCTGGCTGGTTCAGCCTTGA